The Pectobacterium parmentieri genome segment ATTGGCGACTTTAATCACATGAAAATAACGGTTATCACCGTTTTCATCTTTGATAAATCCAAAACCTTTATCTTTAAACCAGGTTGTGATCGTTCCGTTCATCGCCATTACCGCCTACTTAATCGTTTATCTACTCAGTTTTTGCAGCGCGCAGTGTAAAACACATTTCCTGCGCAGACCACGCCTTTGATTTAAGTCTGGACGATAAATTTCTGGTATGCGAGGGGGAGGGTGACAATGACGATATAAGCGATGGAGAGTAAAGCGCTGCGTTCAACTGCGACGGAAACGTCAACGGGGTCGGCAGCAACCTAGGGAAACACAGCGCTTTTTATGGGCTGGCTGAACACAAAATATGACTGAAAAGCCCTGGAGGACTGTTCAGTCTAGGCAGTTGTAAGACGTTCATTACCACATTAAATCATCTGGCACTTTAAAATCAGCATACGGATCTTCTTCGTCTTGCTCTTCCTGACTAAGCGCACTATTTAATACAATGCTGTCCGCATCTCGCTGCATGATTTTATCGGCTACAATGGCGGGGATAATAGCGTATTCACTCTCTCCGCTGTTATCGAGAACCAAACGTGCAATAGCGAGACGGCCACTAATCAACTGAGCTTGAGTCAGCTTATCCACATCTATTTTTTTAATTAAATTATTATCTGTGAAGTTAAAACCAATATTGCCTTTTGAAACGTCAATCCTATTCATTTCAATAAGTTGCTTAACCTGTGCCTTATATTCTTTAGATAACGTCGCTTGTTTTTGTTG includes the following:
- a CDS encoding DUF2058 domain-containing protein, with protein sequence MTKLTLQEQMLKAGLVTSKKMAKVQRTAKKSRVQAREAREAVEENKKAQLERDKQLSEQQKQATLSKEYKAQVKQLIEMNRIDVSKGNIGFNFTDNNLIKKIDVDKLTQAQLISGRLAIARLVLDNSGESEYAIIPAIVADKIMQRDADSIVLNSALSQEEQDEEDPYADFKVPDDLMW